A portion of the Candidatus Flexicrinis proximus genome contains these proteins:
- a CDS encoding fumarylacetoacetate hydrolase family protein → MDDLYLVCYTTADGTAALGYQQNGVTRALPFGLESVLSGEIGAASLVDRVLSAASTPLASDSVALRAPVVGAQEIWAAGVTYKRSEEAREMESNNSSIYTRVYHASRPEVFFKALGREVVPLGGRVGIRFDATWSVPEAELVVVLNANMEVVGFTIGNDMSSRDIEGENPLYLPQAKVYQDACAVGPRIWLRPSAAGWPDVTLAIRITRAGQTVFEDSTTTASIHRKLDELIDYLGRCKHFASGVMLFTGTGIVPPDNFTLQAGDVVRITIDPIGVLENPVHVVGPRQKA, encoded by the coding sequence ATGGACGATCTGTACCTTGTTTGCTATACCACCGCTGATGGCACCGCTGCGCTCGGCTACCAGCAAAACGGCGTAACACGCGCGCTCCCTTTCGGGCTGGAGAGCGTACTCTCCGGTGAGATCGGCGCTGCCTCGCTGGTTGACCGCGTTCTAAGCGCCGCGTCTACACCGCTGGCGTCGGACAGCGTGGCGCTCCGCGCGCCGGTTGTCGGTGCGCAGGAAATCTGGGCTGCCGGTGTCACCTACAAGCGTTCCGAAGAGGCCCGTGAGATGGAGTCCAACAACAGTTCGATCTACACGCGTGTTTACCACGCCAGCCGGCCCGAAGTGTTCTTCAAGGCGCTCGGCCGCGAGGTTGTCCCGCTCGGCGGGCGGGTCGGCATCCGCTTCGATGCCACCTGGTCCGTGCCTGAAGCGGAACTGGTCGTGGTACTCAACGCCAACATGGAAGTCGTCGGCTTCACTATCGGCAACGATATGAGTTCGCGCGACATCGAAGGCGAGAACCCGCTGTATCTCCCGCAGGCCAAGGTCTATCAGGACGCCTGTGCGGTCGGGCCGCGTATCTGGCTGAGGCCGAGCGCCGCCGGCTGGCCGGACGTTACCCTCGCCATTCGAATCACGCGCGCAGGCCAGACCGTATTCGAAGACTCGACCACCACTGCCTCCATCCACCGCAAGCTCGACGAACTGATCGACTATCTCGGCCGCTGCAAGCACTTTGCTTCTGGCGTCATGCTCTTTACCGGCACAGGCATCGTCCCGCCGGACAACTTCACGCTTCAGGCAGGCGATGTCGTCCGCATCACCATCGATCCGATCGGTGTCCTTGAGAACCCGGTCCATGTCGTCGGCCCGCGGCAGAAAGCATAG
- a CDS encoding IclR family transcriptional regulator, whose amino-acid sequence MKSTQDANEALFAGTVIKAMDIVDSLADSRRPLSTQEIATACGLSRPTAYRLLTTLISRGYVRQTGNFQFTLGTRLLTLSRLVLYDLDLLEIARPYLHELCSVSNETANLSILDNGELLYIGKQESQRGSQLPTSVQLRSTVGTRIPPHSSAMGKAMMAYLPQAALAELLEKSAPLKRFTPYTITDTEVLHAQFSEIRRLGYAIDEREVDEGTRCIGAPVFDSSGRVAGAMSISGPAYRVTVEGLHELAPAVVRVSQDVSRQLGYGGVPAGDAD is encoded by the coding sequence ATGAAGAGCACGCAGGACGCAAACGAGGCATTATTCGCCGGAACCGTGATCAAGGCGATGGACATTGTGGACAGTTTGGCCGACAGCCGGCGGCCGTTGAGTACCCAGGAGATCGCGACGGCCTGCGGGTTGTCACGCCCGACTGCGTACCGGCTGCTGACGACGCTAATTTCGCGCGGGTATGTGCGCCAGACGGGAAACTTCCAGTTCACCTTAGGGACCCGGCTGCTGACGCTCAGCCGGCTGGTGCTGTACGACCTCGACCTGCTGGAAATCGCCCGTCCGTACCTCCACGAGCTGTGTTCCGTCTCCAACGAGACGGCGAACCTGTCGATCCTGGATAACGGCGAACTGCTCTACATCGGCAAACAGGAGAGCCAGCGCGGGTCACAGCTGCCGACGTCCGTACAGCTCCGCTCGACGGTAGGGACGCGCATTCCGCCGCACAGTTCGGCGATGGGCAAGGCGATGATGGCCTACCTGCCGCAAGCGGCGCTGGCTGAACTTCTGGAAAAAAGCGCGCCCCTCAAGCGCTTTACACCGTATACGATCACCGACACCGAGGTGCTGCACGCGCAGTTTTCCGAGATACGGCGGTTGGGTTACGCGATCGACGAACGCGAGGTGGACGAAGGCACACGCTGCATCGGCGCGCCGGTCTTCGACAGCAGCGGGCGGGTCGCCGGAGCGATGAGTATCTCCGGTCCGGCGTACCGGGTGACGGTCGAGGGGCTGCACGAATTGGCTCCGGCAGTCGTGCGAGTGTCGCAGGATGTGTCGCGCCAGTTGGGATACGGCGGTGTTCCGGCCGGCGACGCGGACTGA